The segment actcaggaggctgaggcacgagaatcacttgaaccctgaaggtggaggttgcagtgagccaagattatgccattgaactccagcctgggcaacaagagtaaaactctgtttcaaaaaaaaagaaaaaaagatatttggagGCAGAGAGACCCCAGAGGTGCAggtgcacagaggaaaggccacagaggacacagccagaaggGACGCCCTGTCAGCCAGGAGGAGTGGCCTCAGAGCAAACAACCCAACCCACCCCTCGAACTTGGACTTGCAGCTCCCAgatctgtgagaaaataaatgccttCCGTGTGAGCACCTGGCCCAGGGCATCTTCTGTGGAGGCCACAGCATGAAGGGGTCATTTTTGTAGAGAATCTCATTCTCTAATAACTTACATCTGCCTAGAAAATGTCAAGTCAAATTTAAAGTGTGGAGAAGGGCCTCTAAATTTCACATTTCATTTGCAAAGAAAGAATTGTAATTTGGGACATACATGCAGTCCGGGTGGTGTTCACCATGTCAGGAGAACAGAGACAGCAACaggttttataaaaaggagaaatgggctaggcgctgtggctcacaccagcaatcccagcaatttgggaggccaaagaggtcggatcacttgaggtcaggagtttaagaccagcctaagcctggccaggtggctcacgcctgcaatcctagcactttgggtgcctgagacgggtggatcaccaggtcaggggttcaagaccagtctggccaaaatcctgaaaccccgtctctactaaaaacacaaaaattagccaggtgtagtggcacgtgcatgtaatccctgctactcaggaggccgagacaggagaatagcttgaatctgggcagcagaggttgcagtgagcccagatcgcaccgctgcactccagtctgggtgacagagcaagacttcgtctcaaaaaaataaaataaaaataagagtggcatgggcaacatgatgaaacctatttttactaaaaatacaaaaattagcccggcttggtggtgcacacctgtaatcccagctcctcaggaggctgagacaggagaatgacttgaacaagggaggcagaggttgcagtgagccgagaccgcgccattacactccagcctgggtgacagggcgagactccatttcaaaaaaaaaaaaaaaaaggagaaatgttctCCTGCCCTATGGGAAAGCCCATGGGCACTAGGAAGGCTTGGGAGCTGGGAGGTTCCATTGCTGAGTCGCTGCATTTGGAGCAAGGAGTCCAACCATTTATCTCACAACCATTTATCTCAGAAGCTATGGATAAAGCTGGTTTCAGGGTACAACGCACAGTTTCAGGAGTCAGGCTTACAGAGAAGTCCATTCCAGAAGCAATGTTGTGTGGCCTGACTGCTTTTCCTCCCTTGCTCCTGGCCTCTGTTTTAGCTGGGTAGGACATGAATGACCCAATTCGTAGGATGAAATTTACAGAGGATGTTTCTCAAAACTTCTGGTATTCAACTTACATATATTCATATCCATTTAGGTTgagtttatttattgatttattttcaggcagggtctcgatctgttgctcagactggagttctgtggtgtgatctcagttcactgcagcctccacctccccagctcaagcaatcctcccacttcatcctcccaagtagcttaaactacaagtgcatgccaccacatctggctattttttttttctgtattttttttgtagagatggggctttgtcatgtcgcccaggctggtctcaaattcctgagctcaagcaattctctcacctctgcctcccaatggcGTGAGTCACCACGGCCAAGACTAGATTGAGTTTAATAAGATTTGGTTAtgcagccaggcagggtggttcacgcctgtaatcccagcagtttgggaggcagagatgggcagatcacctgaggtcaggagttcaagaccagcctgtccaacatggtgaaacccagtcactactaaaaatacaaaaaaaaaaaaaaaaaaattagctgggcatggtggcaggcatctgtaatcccagctactcagaggctgagacaggagaatctcttgaacccggtaggcggagtttgcagtgagctgagatccaaccattgccctccagtctgggcaacagagcgaaacttcgtctcaaaaaaaaaaaaaaaaaaagatttggttaCGCTGGGGAGATGGGAAGAGTCAGGTTAGGGGCACCCAGGCTGGGGGAACAGGACTGGGGAGGTGGATGGAGGGCCTCTGCAAGAAGAGCCTGGGAGAGCCGGGAGGAGGTGGTGAGGCAGGGGAGCACTATGGAATGGCCCTGAGGCCGGGGGTGCTCAGGATGACCAGGTAAAAGCACAGCTGATCCAGGGTGGAGGGGAGGCCCGCAGAGCATGAGCAGGAGGCTAGAGGAGACAGACCATGAGGCCCGGGGAGACCCCTCACTTGAGAATCTCCCATAGCTTTCTTTCCAGAAATCGAAAGTTGGTTTTTAGTCCCTTCCAACGCTTGAATGGCTCATCATCATTGTACACAAAGTTTTCCCAACAATATTTAAAGTCTGAGAAAAAACAAGGAGAAAGCAGTGAGGGCCCAGCAGGCCTCTCTCCCGGCCCTGGGCCCTCCCCTCCCAGGCCAGGTCACCTGGCTGCCAGTTGCAGTGGGCGCTGGCCCCATACCTGCAGGCTTCCCGGGGACACTGCCCTGTCCCACAGCATTGCAGACCCACCTGCCCCTCATGCTGTCCCTCCCGCACCCGCTCTCCTCAGCCCCCCACGTCTCACGTTTGTACTCCATGATGTCCACGGAGGCCCCTTCCTCACTCAGGCTGCGGAGCCCCTCCTGGTAATCTGTATTCCAGGAGTAGTAGAGGCGGGCGGTGAAGATGGTGAGATTCACGtttgtgcctggccaggaactcCGCCACCTCCCCTGCACACTCTGGGCAAGGGCTCCAAGATGTGTACCAGGTGACCTCGTAGTTTTTGTTGGGAGTCAGTATGTCGTCACAGAACCAAGAGAGGAAGCACCTTTCTGCATGACAATGGGTCTCAGGATCCACCtggggaaggaaaaggaggagggcaGGGGGAGCTCAGACCAGGAGCACGAGGAGTGCAGGGGTGGGCGATGGGAGCAGAGGGCGGGCCTGGAGCCCCAGggcatttccttatttatttatttttgagacagggtctctctctgttgcccaggcgggggtgctagtggtgcgatctgggctgactgcagccttgacctcccaggctcaaggaatcttcccacctcagcctcctgattagctgggactgcaggtgtgtgctgccacacctggctaatttttttgcaatttttgtagagacagtcttgccacgttgcccaggctgatctggaattcttgggctcaagcgatcctcctgcctcagcctaccaaatttCTAGGAGTATGAGCATAAACCACATGCACgaccttattttatttctttacttttcatttttctgggtaTATAGTAGGCCCCAGGGCATTTTATTCATTGACTTTCCCTTCTTCcgtccttctccttcctctttatttttttttgagatggagtcttgctctgtcatgcaggcgggagtgcaatggcacgatctcggctcaccgcaacttctgcctcttgggttcaagcgattctcctgcctcagcctcccgagtagctgggattacagtcgcgcacccctacgcctggctaatttttgtagttttagtagagatggggtttcaccatgttagataggctgttctcgaactcctgacctcatgatccactcgcctcggcctcgcaaagtgctgggattacaggcgtgagctaccgcgtacaggcgtgagccactgtgctcggccccttccttctttattttattgagtctttctctgtctcatcATGCCCTCAAGTGTGATTTCTGGCATCCTGTTCCCCAGGCATCCATTAACCAGGCATCCTCAGCCCCTGCTGTGGCCTGGCCCTATGGGATCTGCCTTGTCCCCTGTCTGCCTTCTGCTGGGAAGGTCATTGAACCAGCATTATCCCATGGAGTTGAAGGTTGGCCAAAggggctactgagcacttgaaatggggCGCTGATTAGAAACGTTGGCACTTGTAAAATACACAGCTCATTTCAAAATCTCATTGTGTGAATAGACAAACTTTAACTCTCTCATGAGGCATTTTATATTAAGTGTATGTTGAAATCGTATGTGAGATAATTGAGCTAATGCAGACAttaaaatttcttccaccagttcTTGTCGCCTTTCCAGCATGTGGGGACTGGAAACACTTGTGCTTCAGTCCTGAGTCCTGGGTGTTTCCGAGGCCAGCACCGCTGTAGGCCAGGCCTGCCCAGCACAGACGGCTCCCTCCTCAAACACACTCTGAAAAGTCTCCTGCCTGGGCGGAGGGGGCTGCAGGGGTGGGTGGGACACGACAGGGTGGGTGGGAGGTTAGTGGCAACTGTGGGGGCAGCAGGGTTAGGAGTGAGGATTCACCATCCTGTGATGATGTGTCCTTGACATCGAGGAATCAGGGCAGTGGTGGGGGCGGCCCCACCAGCCCGCAGTGACTGGCCCAGGCACAGTGCTGGACACCACACCCCCCGCTTCCCACAGCTGCTGTTTCCCGAGGACTGCTGGACGCACGGCTCCATGACAAGATTTTGGGAAACAAAGTCAAGAGTGAGGGTGCTGGGCTCTAAACAAGGCCTTTTGGGAAGAAGCAAACCCCCTCCACGATCCGATCCCAGGAGAGTCAGGGAGGAAGATCTGGGCCACGGACTTAAAAAATGTGGGAGGAagttgggcgtggtagctcatgcctgtaatcctagcactttgggaggccgaggggggcggaacacttgaggtcaggagttcgaaaccagcctggccaccatggtgaaaccccgtctctactaaaaatagaataaaaattagccgggtgtggtggcgggcacctgtaatcccagctacccaggaggctgaggcaggagaatcgcttgaacccgggaggcagaggttgcctgagggagactctgtctcaaaaaaaaataaaagaaagaaatgtaagagGAAAGTACACACAGGAAAGCCCACGCCGGGCACATCACTTATTGTTGTGTTTTCTGCGTTCCCAGCTGCTTAGCTCCTATTTAGGATGTAAATAGGACTTCAGTGCTACCTGGTTTAGGAAGACGCCACTCTTCCAGGAGACACGTGAGGGCCACTTTATAACTTTCATGGTGAAGCACAGCCAGGTTTCGTTCCGACCATAGGCTTTCCGTAGGTTTTTAAAGTGGAAGTAGAATATGTGTGGATACGTTACCTCCATCAGGTTTCTGAAGGCACAAGGGAGAAACCCCAATGCAGAGACCGCCCCGGAGTCCTCGGGGCTGATGCCCACTGAACACCACTCCCTGGACAGCCCTGGGCTCTGggcctcccccatccctccaccGCCCTGAGAATATCTGCTGCTTTCCCAGGCAGGAAGactgggaaagagagagaagggggtaCTGGCAGGGGCAGCAGGGACAGGGTGACCTCTCCCAGCTGTAAGCCCAGCTCTGGGGCTACCAATGGGACACCCTCAACCTCCCAGTTTTTCTGCCACACATCTCCCAACCCATTAGGAAAACGCAACAGACAATAAAGCTCTTCACCCTGAAATAATTGCTTGAACATTTTAGCTCAATTCCTTCCTCACATTTCACCTGTccgatgatggtgatgattatttttatattgggATCACAgcgaatttatttatttatttttacacagggtctcactctgtcaccaggctggagtgcagcggtgcaatctcggctcactataactcCCGCcccctggtttcaagcgattctcctgcctcagcctcccaagtagctgggactacaggtgcatgccaccacgcccgtctaattttttgtatttttagtagagacagggtttcaccacattagccagggtggtcttgaactcctgaccttgtgatccacccacctcggcctaccaaagtgctgggattactggtgtgagccacctcacccggccctaatttttgtatttttagtagagatcatgtttcaccatgttggccaggctgcttttgaactcctgacttcgtgatctacctgcttcaaccgccaaagcgctgggatgacaggcatgagccactgagcccagacaGTCCAGGCTACTCTCCTAAGTGCTGCATATGTCTGAGCTCATGGCATATGCCTGAGGCTTGCAGGGgccatccctattttacagaggaggtgCCAGAGGCATAGAGAGGCCAGATAATCTGCCCACACCACAGAGCTGGGGCGGCAGATGGAGCTGGGGCCCCTTTCCAGGACAGCCCTGTCCAGCCTCTGCATCACAGGCCCTGCGGTGGGGAGCTGTAGGGAACCACGCTGTCTTCTTACTAAACTTTAAAATAAGAGCATTTCTCCTGATCATCATATTTTATCCTACACCCCATGTTGCAGGTGACATTCTAAAAGGGGAATGGTGCTCACAGACGAGGAGCCTGTGTCTGGGGTCGTGTGCATCCTCCTCTGCTCACAGTGGAGGCATCTTTAGAAGAAATGTATGATTTTTCTGGGACAGAGACCATTCCCTCCCCCATACCCTCTCTTAAGACTTTGTATTGAAACAAAGTAAATCTTACAGAAATTGcaccaaagtgctgagaacaaAATGCCTGATTGCTCCAATCATCCTTTGGTTCAATTCTTCCAGTTCCAGAGCTCAGAAATGGCGGGAAGCACACAGGGGAAGCATCCTCTCAAGGCGGGGAGCACCAGCCCGGCCATGACTCTCAGGGGAGAATCTCAGCAGGGGGCCTGGGCTGGGGCAGTTGGGCGAGGTGGCCCATTCAGAAGCAGCAGTGGGGTGACCACATAGCAGGGCAAAGAGCCTGGCTGGTTGTGGGAGCAGCAGAGGAACCAGAGGGGAGAGAGCCCAGGGCTGGGGTAGGGGGAGGCCAGggctgaggcccaggcaggaaggggCAGCAGAGGCCCCGTGGGCAGAGCGGGCAGTGGTCCCTGATCTGGGGCTTCACGTGCACCCTCCCTGGCAGGCTTGTCCTGGCCCTGATGTTAGTCCTGGGCTTGGGTTCTATTTCGATCTTCCAGGGCCCTTGTCGCAGGAGACACCTGCGCTGTGAGTGACCTCCCAGGCACATCTGAGTACAGGCCTCACTTTATGCTGCTTTCTCACCTGGATGGGAGGACCTCCGGAGGGACCCCTGGATCCTGCCCTCAGGAATCATCCCAGGGACGCCCCCCACCCAGCAGCTATGTGGTAGGGAGGGAAAGTGAGGGGCAGGTGTCTGCTTCCCCCCATGCCTTCACACTCAGAGGCCACCATTGGAGGGAGGAATAGCGGGTGGGGGGCCCTCAGATGTCCCCCCAGGATGGAATGGGTGACCCCACACTGAGCTCCTTCCTTCCACATCTCCTGCCCAgagttgttctctggcaggctgAGCTCTTGTCCCTATGTCACAGAAGGGCGGAGGCTGGTATCCCCGGCCACCCCGTCTTGCAGTTTGCTCCTCCGATCTAAGACCTAGGTGCTCAGTTCCCGTCTCTCCCGAGGGCCTTAGATCCCTTTCTATGGCCTCTCTGGTCCCTGGTTGCCCTTTTCTATGGTGCTTCCTGGAGAGCTCCTGGCATCTCAAGCCTCCCATTGTCCAAGCTTACTCTTTTGTAAAATCTTACTCAacacctggccaacattgcaaaacgccgtctctactaaaaatagaaaaattagccggcatggtggcatgaacctgtaatcccaggtacttgggaggctgagacaagggaATTGCtagaaccgggaggcagaggttgcagtgagccgagattgcaccacagcactccagcctgggcgaaagagggagacgctgtctcaaaaaaaaaaaaaaaaaaaaatgggacctTGATCACTGAGTGTTTGCTTGGCTCTTTCTGCATCTCCATCCCTGTGGCGGGGATTTGAGAAGGGACAGGCGTGAGCAGGAGGCCAGGCTGGGTGCTGTTATGTGGAGAAGCCATGGTCTGGAGGGAGGGGCTGTGAGGGTCAGGGCAGGACTCGCCTGGGAGACGGACACACAGAACGGGGACCCCTGCATGCCCCACCCAAGCTTGGCCCAAGCCCCCTGGGTCGTTGTCATGGGCTAAATTTTATCTTCCCCACAGTGATATGTTGAAGCCCTCAACCCCACCTCCCCACAGgataactgtatttggagacaaggACACTAAAGTGGTGATTAAATGAACTCATGGCCcctagggtgggccctaattctGTCTCACTGAGGTCCATAAACAAGGAGGACATTTAGAGGCAGAGAGACCCCAGGAGTGCAggtgcacagaggaaaggccagagAGGACACAACCCCGCCCATCCCTCCACCTtggacttgcagcctccagatctgtgagaaaataaatgcctgCCCTGTGGGTACCCGGCCCGGCCATCTTCTATGGCAGCGGAAGCCTGAAGCTGTTTCCATGGTGGCGGCTCCTTCTCAGGGGCTCAGGTTGGCCTTTAAGGATGGTGCTCAAAGCTTCTGACTGTCAGGCTTGTGACTATTCATGCTCACTTACTACATCCAGTTTTATGACAAATTCAGTTATGCCAGGGAGATGGAAGGAGCCAGGTTGGGGTTTCCAGGCTGTGGGGGTGGATGGAGGTCGCTCTGGAGGCAGAAGGGGCTTCTCACTCACAGGAAGGGCCCAGGAAAGCAGGGGGGAGGCAGCAAAGTGGAGGCAGCACCAGGAGCTGGGGTGAGGGGGGTGTGACCATGAGGGCAGGCaggggggcaggagggagggcaggagggccCAGCCAGGGGAGTCCTCAGGAGGATGAGCAGGAGGTGAGAGGAGAGAGATGATGAGGCCAGAGGGAGACACTCACCTGAGAATCTCATTTAGCTGGTGGTGCAGGAATGCATAATTGTCATCGAATTTGTACCAAGGCATGAATGGGTGACCTTCATTGCACACAAAGTTTTCCCAGCAGTATGCAAAGTCTGAGATTTAGAGGTAGGAAGCACTCAGGCTCTCCCCTGACCCTGGGCCTGCCCTCCCAGGCCTGGTCTCCTGGCTGTCAGTTGCAATCAGTgccagccccacccctgcaggcTGCCCTGGGACACCCCCAGCCATGGCATAGCAGATCCATCCATCTCTGAGGCTATTCCTCCCCGTCAAGCTCCCCTGACCCCTCTACCTCTCACCTTCATAGTCCATGATCTTCACACGGGCCCCTGCCTTATGCAGCCTGCGGAGCGCCCTCCGCCAATCTCTAGCCCGGTAGTAGTAGAGGCGGGCGGCAGAGATGGTCAGGGTGACATTGGGGTGCTCAGCCAAGAATTTGGTCACCTTCGCCACACAGGGCAGGCAGGGGTTCCATGATACAAACCAGGTGATCTGGAAGCACCTGTTAGCAGGCAGTTGGTTGCCACAGAACCAAGAGAGGAAGCACATTTCTGCGTGGTTCTCAAGCTGGAAATACACCTGGGAGAGGAGCAGGGGCAGGGGAAGCTCTGGGAGGAGGGAACAGGAGGGgtgcaggggtggggcagggggaggaggggcCAGGACAGGAGCCCAGGGGATCTTGCCATTGAAGCTCCTTTCCTCCATCCCCCCTGTTTGGTTTGAGTGTTTGTCTGCTCCAAGCTGACCTTCAATGTTAATTGCTATGGTAATGGCCTTAAGAGGTGGCACCTAGAAGAGGCTATGAGGCTGTGGGGACTGACCTTTGTGGGTGCCACTGCTGTGGTTATTCAAAGGTGACCTCAgcccctctttctgtctcttgcccTCTAGCTGGAGGGGCAGCATGTCAGACTAAACTGCTTCCTCTTGTTCCCATGTCACAGAGCAGCAGTGACTCAACATCCCAGGCCACTCTGTCTAGAGCATCCCCTGAGCTTCTGGCAACAACCTTCACTCGCACCTGACTGTGCAGTTCGCAGGCCCTGGAAAGTTGCTGGTGCCTTGACATTGGACTTCCCGGAGTCCAGAACTTGAGCCCACACATTTCTGTTCATTGTAAATGTCCCCGTCTCAGTCATGCGGTTGAAGCATCACAAGGTGCACCAAGACACGTGCTTCCCTGTGTTTGGAAGTTTTCCCAGCCCTGTTCACAGCCTCGTGCGTGAATTCTGGCATCCATTCTCCCAGGCATCCATTCACCAGGCATCCTCAGCCCCTACTGTGGCCTGGCCCTCTGGGGTCTGCCTTGTTCCCCGCTGGGGAGGCCACTGGACCTGCGCTGTCCCACGTGGGGTGGCACTGGCCAAAGGGGCTACTGAGCACCTGAAACGGGGCTCTGATGAGAGTCCTTGGCACATCAAAAATACACTGCTCATTTCAgtgtgagaagaaaaagaaacttcacTGTCTCATGAAGAATTTTATGTTAATCAATGTTGAAGTAATATGTTAGCTacattggattaaataaaatattaaaattactttcACTGGTTCTTGTCGCCTTTTTAGTGTGTGGGGAGTGGAAACACTTGCGCTTCAGTCCTGAGTCCTGGGTGTTTCCGAGGCCAGCACCGCTGTAGGCCAGGCCTGCCCAGCACAGACGGCTCCCTCCTCAAACACACTCTGAAAAGTCTCCTGCTTGGGCGGAGGGGCCCACAGGGGTGGGTGGGACAAGGCGGGGAACTTAGTGTCCCGAGTGGGGATGGCAGGATGAGGAGTGAGGGTTCACCATCCTGTGATGATGCATCTTTGCCACGGAGGAATCCGGGCAGTGGCCGGGGCAGTCAAGTGGGAAGGTCTGGGCCACGGACTTAAGAAATGTGGGaaatggaggccaggtgcagtggctcacacctgtattcccagcactttgggaggccgagttgggcggatcacctgaggtcaggaggtcaagaccagcctggccaacatggtgaaatcctgtctctattaaaaatacaaaaaattagctgggtgtggtggcgggcacctgtaatccccgctattcaggcggctgaggcaggataatcgcttgaacccaggaggcggaagtcgaatgagccaagactgagccattacacactagcctgggcaacaaaagtgaaactctgtctcaaaaaaaaaaaaaaaaaaagaaaaaagaaagaaagaaagaaaagaaaaaagaaatatgggaagtggccaggcatggtggctcatccctgtaatcccggaactttcagaggccaaggcaggtgaatcacctgagatcaggagttccagaccagcctgctcaacacggtgaaaccccatctctactgaaaatacaaaaattagccgggcgtggtggcatgcgcctgtagtcccagctactcaggacgctgaggcaggagaattgcttgaacccaggaggcggaggttgcagtgatctgagatcgcaccactgcactccagcctgggtgacagatggagactctgtctcaaaataaataaataaataaaaagaaaaaataaataaatgtgggaaaaaaatacacagttgAGAGCCCGCCACCGGGCATTTTACTTATGTGTTTTCTGCATTCCCAGCTGCTTACCTCCTGCCTGTGATTCGATTGAAGTTTGGGTAGTACCTGGCCTTGAAAGACCCCTTTGTCCCAAGGGAGCTTTGAGGGGTCCTTCCTTATTTTCACTTTGTAGCACAGCCAGGTGTAGCTCCGACCACAGAGGATGGGTTTGTTTTCAAAGTTGTAGTAGAATGTGCGTCGATACATCCGCTCCATCGGATTTCTGAAGGCACAAGAGAGAAACCGGCCCATGCAGGGAGTCCTCCCTGGAGTCCTCGGGGCTCATGTCCACTGAACACAGCTCTGGGGACGGCCCTGggcctcccccacccctccacaGCCCTGAGAATTTCTGCTGCCTTCCCAGGCAGGAAGActgaggggagaggaagaggaggggatgCTGGCAGGGGGGCGGGGGTGATCTCTCTCAGCTCGGGCCCAACTCTGGCCTTTCCAGGGGTACATTCCCCACCCTCTCAGTATTTCTGCCCACCCACTCCCCAacccattaggaaaatgcaaaagaGAATAAAACTCTTCACCCTTAAAAGATAGCTTTTAACCTTTCAGCTCAATTCTTTGCTGATGTTTCACTCTGTgtgttaacattattttaaaatcatggtaGAACCGAATTCTGAGGGCCAGGCCACTCTTCTAAGTGCTGCTCGGGTGTGGGCCCATGTGAGGCTGCCCTAGGCCTGCAGGGGCCATTCCCATCTTACAGAGGAGGggccagaggcacagagaggtggggTAACCTGCCCAGGCCACAGAGCTGGGGACAGATGGAGCAGGGGCCCCTTTCCAGGCCagccctgtgcagcctgcaggAGAAAGCCATTGGGGACTGGGCTCTCTTTtcactaaatttaaaataagagcaTTTCTCCTGATCATCGCGTTCTTTCTCACATTCCACGTTACTGGTCATGTTCTAAAGGATGAAGGGTGACCTTGGAGTGGAACGTGTCTGGGGACATCGGCTGACTGTGGACGATATGATTTACCTTGTGCTTCAGAGACGATTCCTGCCCCCACACCCTCTCCTAAGACTTTGTATTGAAACAAAGTAAATCTTACAGAAAGTTCATCAAAGTGCTGAGAACAAAATGCCTGATTGCTCCAATCATCCTTTGGTTCAATTCTCCCAGTTCCTGAGCTCAGGAATGGCGGGAAGCACACAGAGGGAGCACCCTCTCAGGGCGGGGAGCACAGGCCTGGCCATGACTTTCAGTGGAGAGTCTCAGCAGGGGGCCTGGACTGTGGCAGGTGGGGAAGGTGGCCCATTCAGAAGC is part of the Symphalangus syndactylus isolate Jambi chromosome 18, NHGRI_mSymSyn1-v2.1_pri, whole genome shotgun sequence genome and harbors:
- the LOC129468230 gene encoding LOW QUALITY PROTEIN: DNA dC->dU-editing enzyme APOBEC-3D-like (The sequence of the model RefSeq protein was modified relative to this genomic sequence to represent the inferred CDS: inserted 2 bases in 1 codon), giving the protein MNPQMRNPMERMYRRTFYYNFENKPILCGRSYTWLCYKVKIRKDPSKLPWDKGVFQGQVLPKLQSNHRQEVYFQLENHAEMCFLSWFCGNQLPANRCFQITWFVSWNPCLPCVAKVTKFLAEHPNVTLTISAARLYYYRARDWRRALRRLHKAGARVKIMDYEDFAYCWENFVCNEGHPFMPWYKFDDNYAFLHHQLNEILRNLMEVTYPHIFYFHFKNLRKAYGRNETWLCFTMKVIKWPSRVSWKSGVFLNQVDPETHCHAERCFLSWFCDDILTPNKNYEVTWYTSWSPCPECAGEVAEFLARHXNVNLTIFTARLYYSWNTDYQEGLRSLSEEGASVDIMEYKHFKYCWENFVYNDDEPFKRWKGLKTNFRFLERKLWEILK